In Phycisphaerae bacterium, one DNA window encodes the following:
- a CDS encoding tRNA threonylcarbamoyladenosine dehydratase: MIGPEAFRILQRSFVAVAGLGAVGSYAVEALARAGVGRLRLIDCDVVRPSNINRQLYALNSTVGQSKCRLAAQRVLDINPACRVEARELFVHTDTLDRVLDGPPDLVIDAIDSLNPKVHLLIEAVKRNVPVLSAMGAALRTDPAAVRVGPLAAVTHCPLAAKVRKRLRQRGVPTDVPCIYSTEPVDPIPLAQPEEQEHHAQGRPRPALPSLPTLTGIFGLTAANAALRMLLGERFPGTAP; the protein is encoded by the coding sequence ATGATCGGACCAGAGGCCTTCCGCATCCTCCAGCGGAGTTTCGTCGCGGTGGCGGGCCTTGGCGCGGTCGGCAGCTACGCCGTCGAGGCGCTCGCCCGGGCCGGCGTGGGACGGCTGCGTCTGATCGACTGCGACGTGGTCCGGCCGAGCAACATCAACCGTCAGCTCTACGCCCTCAACTCCACCGTCGGCCAAAGCAAATGCCGGCTCGCCGCCCAGCGCGTGCTGGATATCAACCCGGCCTGCCGGGTCGAGGCTCGGGAGCTCTTCGTCCACACCGACACGCTCGACCGCGTGCTCGACGGTCCGCCGGACCTGGTGATCGACGCCATCGATTCGCTTAATCCCAAGGTCCACCTGCTGATTGAAGCCGTAAAACGCAACGTGCCGGTCCTCTCAGCGATGGGTGCGGCTCTGCGGACCGATCCCGCGGCGGTGCGGGTCGGGCCGCTGGCGGCAGTCACGCACTGCCCGCTCGCCGCCAAGGTCCGCAAGCGCCTCCGCCAGCGCGGGGTGCCGACCGATGTGCCGTGCATCTACTCCACCGAACCGGTCGATCCGATCCCGCTGGCACAGCCGGAGGAACAGGAGCATCACGCCCAAGGCCGCCCGCGCCCCGCCCTGCCAAGCCTGCCCACCCTCACCGGCATCTTCGGCCTGACCGCCGCCAACGCCGCGTTGCGGATGCTCCTGGGCGAACGTTTCCCAGGCACCGCACCGTAG